In the Novosphingobium resinovorum genome, GCAGTTCGTCAGGTCGACATGAAATTCCGCGTCAGCCACATTTTCCCCAATCAGTAAGGCCGCTACGCCGAAAAACTACCGTTCAACAAACCTGAATGCGGGCGGTTCCCGCCAAGTGCCAATGGCGCGGTGCCTATGAACCCAGTGCGAAATCCAGCGTGAGCCCGCTGGCATGCTGGATCAATTCCGAGGCTCTCGACGTTGCTGCTCAAAACATCTGGAGCAGACATGCCGGACGATTGCAGACCTTTTGCCCTTATCGCGGATGATGATCCTCTGGTGCGGATGAACTCGGCCGAGATTCTCGAGAATGCCGGATTTCAAGTATTCGAGGCGAGCGGCGTGGAGCAGGCGGCGCAAATCCTGGACGCCAATGGCGGCAAAATCAGCTTGCTCTTCACCGATGTCCAGATGCCGCCGAGCCAGCGCGACGGCTTCGAACTTGCCAGAGTGTGCGCCGCTGCCTGGCCGGGCGTTCATATTCTCGTTGCCTCCGGGATGGTCCAGCCAACCGAGGATGACCTACCCGAGGGGGCCATCTTCATAAACAAGCCCTTCAGTGCCGAGGTGGTCTATGATCGCCTGCAGGAGCTGCTGCCGGACGATGAACAACCAGCGCCGCTCAGGCAGGCAAACCCGTAAAGGACCGCTTTCCGGTATAGACTGTGCTGGTTGAAAGACGAGGCAGGTGAGCGTTGCTCACAGGTCACCTTGCAGCAGATGGCCGTTTGAGACCGGCAGTCGAGGGGTTCGCTTGTGTCGCAACGCCGCTCGCCGAAAAGTTTCCGACCAAACTTTTGCGGTAGAAACGCCGGGCGCGCGGATCGGGGAGATCATTACCGAAGTGTAGAAGGACACTTCAGGTCACCGGCCTGGAGGAATTCTGAAAGCACGGCCATCGGCCCCCGAGCCGCCGCAGGCGAAGCCCGGTGAGCTGGTAGGTCCACCGCCAGCTCAGCGGGTGCCGACCAATGCGACATTACCGCGGGAGACAACGTACCTTATGCGATGGACGATACCGATTATACCGTCCCTCGCCACGCCTTCTCCCACGGCATTGCGTATGCCGAGATCGAAGTGCGCCAGGACCTGATCAGCAATCTTGCCGGCCAGAAATCGTGGGCGCGTCGCCTGGGCGATGCCGCACGCGAGGCGCAGGCCATGCTGAATGGGAAAGGAGAATAGCTGCCGGGCTCGGACTTCTCGCGCCAAGGTCGTACCATGCCAGACCTTGCTCGTTCATTCCGGATCGTCATGACCGTACTGCCATGCTAAGGGCATGGGCTGAAAGGTTTCCATGACCCAAAATCGCGCATCCTGGCTGGAATCGAACGCATCGCAGTCGTTCCTCGTAGAAGCCAGCGAACGCCTGGCCTCGGCCAGGTCGATGCCAGCGGTCGTAGAGGTACTGCGTGATACGGCGCGCGGCGCAATCGGCGCCGATGGGATCGCAGTCGTGCTCAAGGACGGCGACCAATGCTCGTACGTTGCCGAAGACGCCATCGCCCCGTTGTGGAGTGGACGCAGATTTCCTGCCGACCAGTGCATTTCCGGCTGGTCCATGCAGCATGTCGAGACCGTGATCGTCAGCGATGTACGAGCGGATCCGCGCATTCCACAGACCGCTTATGAACCTACGTTTGTTCGCAGTCTTGCTATGGTGCCGATCGGTCGCCCCGACCCTGTCGCTGCGCTGGGCGCCTACTGGTCCACCACGGGAACTCCGCCCGAGGGAAGCATTGCCCGACTGGAAAGCCTGGGGCGGCTTGCGGCGATCGCTGTGGAAAATGCAAGGTTGCTCGACCTCAATCAGGAGGACGCGCGTCTCAAGGCCACCATGCTGGCGGCAGGGCGCATGGGCCTGTGGTCGTTTGACGTGGCGTCGGGCACGCTCGATGCATCCGCAGCCTGCCGAAAGAACTTCGGACGCGATCCGGCGCTTCCATTCACCTACGAGGACCTGCAATCGGCGATCCATCCGGATGACCGAGAGTGGGTCAATGCCGCCATTGCCGCGAGCCTGACGACGCGTTGCGAGTACGATGTCGAGTACCGGGTGCTGGCGCCGGATGGTGACATTCGCTGGATCGGGGTGCGTGGACAGCCCTCGTTTCGCCATGAAGGCACTCCAATCGGCTTGTCCGGTGTCTCCATCGACATCACCGAGCGCAAGAGGATGGAAGAGGCTCTGAGGACCTCTGCCGCAACGCTTGAACATCTTGTCGAGGAGCGCACGCGCGAACTCGTGCGTACGCAAGACGCGCTAAGGCAGTCGCAGAAACTGGAAGCGATGGGCCAGCTTACCGGCGGCGTCGCGCATGACTTCAACAATCTGCTCACGCCGATTATTGGCAGCCTCGACCTGCTGCACAGGCGTCAGGTTGGCAGTGAAAGGGAGCAGCGCCTCATCAGCGGTGCCTTGCAGTCGGCCGACAGGGCGCGCGTCCTGGTCCAGCGACTTCTTGCTTTTGCGCGGCGTCAGCCGCTGCATCCAGAGCCTGTGGACATGGCTGCCCTGGTCATCGGGATGTCGGAGCTCATCGGCACCACCGTCGGGCCGCAAGTCGAGCTTCGACTTGATCTCGCAGCCGAGTTGCCGATGGCGGTCGCTGATCCGCATCAGGTCGAAATGGCTCTGCTGAACCTGTCGGTAAACGCCCGCGACGCGATGCCTGACGGCGGCTCACTCGTCATCTCCGCTCATTTGCAACGCACCGATCACTTGGCAGCACCCGGCATCGAGCCTGGCGACTACGTCGTGGTAAGCGTGTCGGATACGGGCCTCGGGATGGATGCCGACACCCAGTTGCGTTCGATCGAACCTTTCTTTTCGACAAAGGGGATCGGACAGGGGACGGGCTTAGGGCTCTCGATGGCGCATGGACTGGCCCGGCAACTTGGCGGTGCGCTCACGATAGAAAGCGAGCCGGGATCAGGTACGTCCATTGCGCTATGGTTCCCGGCCACCGGTGCGAGGCAGACGGCGATCACCGCTTCATCGAACCACGAGATGCACGGTTCCGGGGTGGCTCTCGTCGTGGACGATGAACCGCTCGTACGCGCGAGCACGGCCGACATGCTGGTCGATCTCGGGTTCGAGGTTCTGGAAGCGGCTTCAGGTCACGAAGCGCTTGCGCTCATCAAATCCGATGCTCGCATCTGTGTCATGATCAGCGACCATCTCATGCCCCACATGACGGGGGTCGAACTGGTGCGCGCGGCTCTCGCCATCCGGCCGTCGCTGCCGGTCCTCATCGTCTCGGGGTATTCGGACGCGATCGGCCTTGCATCGGACCTGCCGCGATTGAGCAAGCCGTTTCGGCAGGCAGAACTCTCGATCGCGCTTGAAAAGATCATGCCGGCGAAGGAAGCCGCTCCAATCATTGTGACAGTGGTAGAAGACCCGCTCGGGGCTCCGACAATCCCCATTTCTTGACAGCTTCACATGAACGATCAGCTGCGCCCATTGGACCGCTTCGGCTATCCTTTTACATAGGGCGCAAGGCTGGCGTTGCGACGTAACATCCCGACATAATCGGGAGATACACGGATGCTCGATCTGCTCATCAAGGGGGGCGAGATCGTCGATGGTACGGGACGGCCGCGATTCACGGGGGATGTCGGCATCGCCGACGGGCGCATCGTCGCCGTGGGCGATCTGTCGGGCCCGGCCCATCGCAGCATTGATGCTTCGGGCCTGCTGGTCACGCCCGGTTGGGTCGACATTCACACGCATTACGATGGGCAGGCGACATGGGACATGCTGCTCGACCCTTCGTTCAGTTCGGGCGTCACAACTGCGATCCTCGGTAACTGCGGCGTCGGTTTCGCGCCGGTCGCCCGGGGAGACGAAGGGCGACTGATCGATCTGATGGATGGGGTGGAGGAAATCCCCGGCGGCGCACTTCACGCCGGGCTGGAGTGGAACTGGTCCAGCTTCCCCGAATATCTCGACGTGCTGGATTCCAAGCCGCGCAGCTTCGACGTGGGATGCTATCTCCCGCACGGACCGCTGCGCCTTTTCGTTCTTGGCGACAAGGTTGGCTCCGGCCGCAAGGCCGATGTCGACGAGATCGAGCGGATGGCTGGCCTCGTTGATGAAGCCATGCGGGTCGGCGCATTTGGCGTATCCAGTTCGCGAACTTCAGTCCATCGCACTGTTCACGGTGACATGACACCCGATTTCGAGGTCGACCGCGAGGAACTGGTGGCGCTTGCCCGCGTAGTTGCGCGGCACCGTGGCGTCATGGAATTCGCGCCTGCCGGGGTCGTTGGCGAGGATCCGCAGGGCATCCGCAGCGAAATGGCGTTGTTTGACGACATCGTGACCGAAACCGGCGTTGACGTGCACATGCTGTTGCTGCAGCCCAACCTTGACCCCGATTACTGGCAGGAACAGCTGGACTGGGCGACCCGCATCAACACCGGCGGCCGCTCGCGCGTATTCGGGCAGGTGAGCGGGCGCAGCATCGGCGCGCTGCTCAGCTTCTACGGCACGCATCCGTTCATGGAACGACCGGCTTTCCGCCAGGTGAAGGCCAGTCTCCCGCGTGACGAATGGCTGGCCGCACTTGCAGAATCGCAGGTCAAGGCGCGCATCCTGCGCGAGACGGATACTGACGGCAGCTTCGGCGCATTCCTCAACCAGCACTGGGGCAGTTGCTTCGATCTCGGCGAGACGGCCGATTACGAGCCGGACGACAGCGTCAACGTGGTCGGCCTGGCCGCTGCGGCAGGGACCACTCCGCAATCCTACGTCTACGACATGATGCTCCAGACCAGCCGCCACCCGCGCCTGCTGCTGGCAATAAACAACTATGTCGGTGGTGGGCTGGAGAAGCTGAAGCCTATGATCGAGCATCCTGCGACCGTGCTTGGCGCTTCCGATGCCGGGGCGCATGTCATGACGATCTGCGATGGTTCGATGAACAGCTTCATGCTGACACACTGGGCGCGCGATCGATCACGCGGGGCGGTCATCCCGCTCGAACAGGTGGTGCGGATGATGACACGTGACACTGCGCGCTCGATCGGCATCCTCGATCGCGGCACGCTGGAGCCAGGAATGCGTGCGGACCTAAACATAATCGATTTCGAGAACCTCGCATTAGGTAAACCAACCATTGTCGATGACCTGCCGCAGGGCGCGAGCCGCCTGCTGCAGGATGTGCGCGGTTATCGCCTGACGATGGTAAACGGCACGATCACACGGGAACACGATCAGGCAACGGGCGAGATGCCCGGTCGGCTGTTAAGGCACCGTGCGCCGAAGGTCGAGGTGCCGAAGATCTGAGGCCGATGAGAGATCTTCCGCTGCCATGTGTTGAGGATGGGGGCCTTGTCCTCGGTCCGGTATCGAGAGCGTGAAATACAGAATCTGACGTTGGCGATGTCATGGAAGTCAGCTTTGGAGGACAAGTGTTGGGACATTTTCCTCGGTCCGCTTCGGAGCATTTGCCCTGAAAAAAGCTGATGGGGGCGTCTAATCGCAGCTCTTTTGGCAAGCAGATTTTGAGCTGACCGTATGCCGGGTTCAGGGTCGTCTTCGCGGTCGGCATGGGCCGCCGCACGGTGGGTCTTCGGCGGACGGAACCTTCCTATTTGGACGGCGCACTCGCCGAAAAGCCGGTGCGTCCCATCAAGCGGATTGGCTCAGCCCACGTCCCGGCAGGGGCGGATTCGCTCACCAACTGCTCGTCGGCGAAGTACCGCATCACCGGCCGTATTCATTCTTGTTCCACGCCTCTGTGATCTGCCAAGTGTTGCCCTCATGATCGCACTTCACCTGGACCATCTGGAAATTCTGCATTCAGAAACGAGGTCTGACATCCGTAGCGGTGGTTCGTCACGGATCAGGTTGGCCCCGAAGCCTGGAAAGGATTGCTGGGTGTTGTCGCTGCATAGCTACTGGTGGTACCAGCAAAGGCGCACTGCTTTCGAACTCCAGGTTTGAAGTCGTGTCACTATGCTAAGTCATGCTACAGTTTTACAGAGATTTTCAAACTTCTCTTTGGTTTGAATTATCGGTATAATGCTTAGTATGGCTACCGAAAATCGAGGAAAGCTGAACCGGCTCCAGCAACTTCCGGATGGCGCACTTGTCGATGCGGCCTGGCTGGAGCGTCGCGGCTACTCCTCCTCGCTTCGCAGCCAGTACGTCAAGGCGGGATGGCTCAATCAGCCGGCTCCGCGCGTATATCGCCGCGGAAACAGCCCGATCGGCTGGCGCGAGGCCATCATATCCCTCCAGACCTTCCTCGAGAGCGACCTGACCGTGGGCGGGCGAAGCGCGCTGGAGGAACTGGGGTATGGCCACTACCTGGGGCGGCGCAGGGAGGTTCATCTCTATGGCGCGCAAAGGCCACCCGGCTGGCTTGCCGCCTTGCCCCTCGAGGTGGAGTTTGTCTGGCACAACAGCCGGCGGCTGTTTCCTGATGATCCGGTCGTCACGCAATCCGATGACGCACAGAGCGGTACGAGCGGTGAGCCGCTTCCCGTCCTGCCGGACGGTTTTCTGATCAGTGACGGAACCGCCAAATGGGGCCTGCGCCTCGCCAGCGCCGAACGGGCCCTGTTCCAGCTTCTCGACGAGCTGCCGGGCCGCGAAACCTTCCACCAGGTCGACATGCTGATGGAGGGCCTGGCGAATTTCAGTCCCCGCAGCCTGCAGGTCCAGCTGGCATCCTGCACCAGCATCAAGGTGAAGCGACTGTTCTTCTACTTCGCCGACCGCCATCGCCATGCCTGGCTTGAGCGGCTGGACCGCTCGGCCGTGGACCTTGGTACCGGCAAGCGCGTGCTCGTGAAAGGCGGCAAGCTGGATCCCACTTACCTCATCACTGTTCCGGAAGAGCTCGATGGCCTTTCTTGAAGACTACCACAATCAGGTAGCGCTGCTGCTGCGCACGATCCCTTTCGTGGCTGCCGAACCCGACTTCGCCCTCAGGGGGGCACCGCGATCAATTTGTTCGTGAGAGACATGCCGCGCCTGTCAGTCGATATCGACCTGACCTACCTCCCCGTGGCGGACCGCGAGGTCTCGCTGGCCGCCATTGACGCCGACATGGAAAGGATCGCGCAACGGATCGAAACTGCCATCCCCGGGGTCCATGTGGCGCGAAGTCGGCTCCAGAAGGAAGGCATCGTCACAAGGCTGGTCGTTTGCGATGGCACCACGCAGATCAAGATCGAGGTGACACCGGTGCTGCGCGGGGCCGTCTACGAGCCTGTCGAAACGGACGTCTCGGCGGTCGTGGAAGACACATTCGGTTATGCGCGGATCGCCGTGGTCTCGTTCGCCGATCTCTATGCAGGCAAAATCGTCGCCGCACTCGACCGCCAGCATCCACGTGACCTCTTCGATGTGCGGGATTTGCTGGTCAACGAAGGTATCAGTGACGAGCTTCGCCGAGCGTTCGTCGTCTACATCCTGAGCCACAACCGGCCGATGGCGGACATCCTTGCGCCAACGCGAAAAGATCTCGAGGAGGAGTTTGCGCGCGGGTTCGAGGGCATGACCCAGGAGCCTGTGCCGCTGGGTGAGCTGATCGAGGCGCGCGAAAGGCTGGTGCGGCTCATGGTCACGGACATGCCCGCCGAGCATCGCCGGTTCCTGCTTGGCTTTAAGCGCGGTGAGCCGGATTGGGATCTGCTTGGCCTGCCCCGAGCCGCCGATCTGCCCGCCGTAAGGTGGAGGCAGCAGAACCTTGCCAAGCTTCCCGCCGAGCGCAGGGCAGGTCTCATCGAGCGCCTTGAGGCCATATTCGCAGCTGACGGATGAACTATCGCCTTTACCAGACAGGAACCTCGCAGACTTCTCCCGCGGCCAAGCTGGTCGCCAGGCACGCGCAGGATCAAAATCAGAGTCTTGCGCTACTTTAGGCACAAGAGCGGCCATTCTGACGCGGGGCAAGGAATTGCCAGGTCTGGTCGAAACCTGCCGGGATAGCAGCCGGTCCGGACCTAGGCGTCGAAATCCGGCGCTGAGGGTCCGAAATGCGTCGGGTGCGGGAGCGGCTGCCACGCAGCTATCCGATGAGACGTCGGGACAACGTCACTCATGACTAATTGCGTGGCTTGTACGATCCTGCACGCATGAGAGTCCGTAGATATTCCTGTGCAGTGCTGGCGATACTCTATGCCGTAGCTGGCACGCTACATTTGATCATCCCGGCACCATTCGTCGCCATCGTCCCGGATTGGGTTCCTGCGCCTGCCTTAGTCGTCATGCTGACCGGTCTTGCCGAGATCGCCGGTGCCGCGGGAATCGGACAGCCTTGGAAGCCTCGGCTTCGCGCTGCTGCGGCGTGGGGGCTCGCCGCTTACGCCCTGTGCGTCTGGCCGGCGAATGTCCATCACATGCTGCTCGACCTTGCGAAGCCGGGCCACGGACTGGGACTGGCCTACCACTTACCACGCCTTGCCTTACAGCCGGTGCTTATCTTGTGGCCGTTATGGGCGACAAGCGTCACGACCTGGCCTTTCCGGCCGCGCACCTGAGCATCCCGGTGGCGCGCGTCAGGCGGGCCGGAATGCCAGCGCAGCACCATTCATGCAGTAACGTAGGCCGGTTGGGGGGGGCCGTCGTCGAAGACGTGGCCGAGGTGCCCGTCGCAGCGGGCGCAACGCACCTCCCTGCGAACCATGCCCATGGAGCGATCGGCAACGATCTTCAGGGCGCTCGGGAAATGGTTCCAGAAACTGGGCCACCCCGTTCCGCTATCGAACTTGGTAGTGGACGAAAACAAGGGCAGGTCGCAGCCCGCGCAAAGAAAGCGACCCTTGCGGTGTTCCTTGAGGAACGGGCTCGAATAGGGGCGCTCGGTACTTCCCTGTCGCAGCACCGCATAGGCCTGAGGGGATAGTCGTCGGCGCCATTCCGCGTCTGGCAGGCGAAGACTTGCTGCCGGAGCGGCGACAGCTGGTCTACCCGTCAGTGCAATCGCGCCTGCAACGATCATCGCCGACGTGAAGTCGCGGCGGTCCAGGGAAAAAAGCTCGAAGTCATGACCTCGAAAATCCTGTTGCTTGGAAGTATACAGGCCAGGCATGGGGATGCGGGCCAACGGCCCAAACACCCCATGCCTCTTTCATATCTGGGTCAGGGCATCAGCACGGTGTCGACCACGTGGATGACACCGTTCGACTGCATGACGTTGGCGATGGTGATCTTCGCCTTGCCGCCCTTGGCGTCGGTCAGCCACCAGGCTCCGGTCTTGTCCTTCCAGGCGGTCAGCTTCTCGCCCTCTACCGTCGTCAGCGTGGCCTTGCCGCCATGGGCCTTGGCATTGGCGGCGATTTCGGCGGCGGTCATGCGGCCCGCGACAACATGGTAGGTCAGCACTTTCGTGAGCGTCGCCTTGTTTTCAGGCTTGAGCAGCGAATCCACGGTGCCCTTGGGCAGCTTGGCGAAAGCGGCGTTGGTGGGCGCGAAGACGGTGAACGGACCGGGGCCCTTCAACGTATCGACGAGCCCAGCAGCCTTAACCGCGGCGACGAGGGTGGTGTGGTCCCTGGAGTTGACGGCGTTGTCGACGATGTCCTTGGTCGAATACATCGCGGCACCGCCCACCATCGGGTTCTTGGCCGCAATGGCTACGCCGCCGCTGAGCAACAGGGCGGCGGCCAGGCCGGAGGCGAACTTGCGGGTTACTGCTTGCATGTCAGGGATCCTCTTTCGCGCACTCCTTTGGATGGAATGCCCCGAAGATACGGAGCGCACGCTGGTCCGGATGCAGGAGAAATCAGATCATCGAGATTTTTCCTGTCATCACCGGCAGGCTGCTCGGCGCGGCATGGGGCGCGGTGGCGGGATCTTCCATGGTAACGGCCAGCGTCGCTCCCGCAGCAATAAGCGGGCGCATTGCGGGATCGACGGGAATGGCGCCTCCTTGGTGCGCCATCATTCCCAGCGAGCGCGGGACGCCGTCCTGCGGGATGACCCATAGCTCGGCGTGCTTGCCGTCGCCGGGCTCCGCCTGCGAGCCGACCTGCAGGATGCCATTGTGCGGGTCGTAGCTGATGGCGAGAACTTGCGCCTCATTGGTCCCCTTTAACTGCGAGACCGCCATTGGCATGCGTGCAGTCGGCTCGACCGGGCGCAGTACAACGAATAGGGCGAGCGCTGCCGCGATGGCTCCAGACATCAGCGCACCCGCTCGCCAGGCATGCAGTCGGTTCGGGCTTGGCGCCTCCGGGGCGGCTCCGATGCGCGCCGCTACCGTATGCCAGACCCGGGACGAAGGCAGGACGGGCGGGAGAGCATCGAGCAAGGGCGACAGCCTTGTGGTCCATCCTTCCACCTCCCGTGCAAAGACCGGATCGGATAGGCACAAGCGCAAGGCCTGCGCTCGCTCGGCTCCTTCCAGCAGCCCCAGCGCGAGTTCAGCGGCGAGAGCACCGCGATCCTGTTCCTCAGCTGCGTCAACCATGGCCCAGGCAATCTTTAAGCCTGAGCATGCCGCGCCGGATCCAGCTCTTGACCGTGCCGAGCGGCGTATCGCTGCGGTCCGCCAACTGCTGGTAGGTAAGGCCCTGAAGGAACGCGCTGCGGATGGCGCCGGACTGCTCGCTGGGAAGGCCTTCGAGGCAGACGAGTAGCCTGAGTCTCTCCTCATCCCCTTCCATCAGCGTGTCGGCGAGCGGCGCATCGTCCGCGATTTCGGCCATCGCTTCATCGGGGATGGCGTCATGGCGATGTTCGGCCCGGCGCCAGTCGACAGCGGCGTTGCGCGCGATCGCGGCGAGCCAACTTACGGGACTGGCCCGAGAGGCGTCGAACGACGCAGCCCGTCTCCAGACCTTCACGTAGACATCCTGTAGCACATCCTCCGCCGCTTCCCGGTCCGCGCAGATGCGAAGGCAAATACCGAACAACTTGGCGGAGGTAAGGTCATAGACATTGCGCAATCCGGCCGCATCGCCGCTGGCGGCAAGATGGATCGCCGAGACCAAAAGTGCCCGGTTTTCCGACCGTGAGGCAAAACTCGCTTCTTGCATTCGCCGGTCTCGTCCCTGCTTCGCCGAAGCATCAACGATCCTTTGCACAACTTGTGCCCGGCTCGGCGTGACAACGCGCAGCGGCATCATGCCCTATGTGACGGGCGGCCTGTCCTCCGCCAAGGTGAGCAACAGCTTCGCGACCAGCAACGGGGCGAACATCTGTACCGAGGTCAACCGTAAGGAAGATGCCTGGGGCTGGAACGTCGGCGGCGGCGTTGAAGTCAAGGTCGCGAAGAAACTCTCGATCGGTGCGCGCTACCTCTACACCCGCTATAATGCCGGCGATTACCGTGTCGATGTCGGTGCCGGAACGGCGCCTGCGACCAATCCCTTCCGCATCACCCCTTCGGGCGGAGCCAGCATCAATCGCGGCGACAAGTTCGACACTCAGAGCGTCATGGCGACCAGCAGCTTCCGCTTCTGATCGCGCTGACCTGAGGGCAGCTTCGAACATCCTGCACCACCTTGCAGTTGCCCTCATTGGTAACCGCGCTACGCATTCTCAGCGGAACAGTTTCAATCCAAATTGCTCGAATGGAGCGCGGTGCTCGCGGCTATTCACAGGATGTAGTCCCAATCAGGAAGTCCAGCATCTCCCTTAAGGGCTTGATGAGGCGAACGCTGGCGTCAGCCTGGTCAGGGCTCGGAACCCGGAGTTTCTTATCGGCCGGTTCGGCGTTCAGAAAATGGAAGGCTACTACTCTGGGACTGGAGATTGAAAAATTGCCGCTGCGAGTCCGAGAAGGTGTTTTGCCAGGGGTCAACGCCAGGTTACTGCACCCATAGAGTCATAATCTGGGCCGAGCGGTACGCTTAAAGCAAGACCCGAGCGTCGATGGCTCGTCAAACTCTGGCTCATGCTGAACATGCGCTGTCTCCTTGCCGAGCGCATAAATATCCACGGCATATGCTCGACACCCAAATCGCTCGCGAACATCGCCGTCAAGTTTTAGTTTCAAACGAAATATTTATTTATTTTCAGTGAGCTTGGGATCGAAAACCCTTGTCCAAGGTATCAGGATTGCTTGGCCGAAAAATCGGGCGAGTGGTGCTGGGCGTCGGCGGAACCGCGCAACAGTCTCGAGATGCGACAAAAGGTTTCGCCTAGGGAGAACATATGAAATCGATAGTTTCACGACGCGGCGCGTCAGCGTCCGTCGGCGCTCGGCTTAAGCTCGGCAGCGCGCTGGCACCCATCGCAATGGGTCTGGTCGGTTTTTCTTCCCCGGCACTTGCGGACAACGAGTGCGGAATCCCTGGCGCAGGTGGCGGCACTGTGGTCTGCGCGGCGGGGAGCCTCTACGCCTCTGGCATTTCCTACCCTGCTCAAGCTGATGGCCTGGTCGTGCAGCTGGATGACGACGTTTCTATTGCGACTAGCGGCAATGGAACCCGCGGCGTATTCATCAACACCTCGGGAACCGAAGCGATTACCCTTAGCGGGGGCACCGCTACGGTCGCCACTTCGGGCGCGAATGCAAACGCGGTCGAACTCACGAGCATCGGCGGCCCGGTTTCGGTGACGATCGGTGACGTGTCGACCTCCGGTTCGCTCGCGGGCGGCGTGCGTGCGATCGGCGGCATCGACGGTGACGTCACGGTCGCGACCGGCAATGTGACGACCACCGGTCTGGACGGCAGCAGCTTCTTCTTCCTGCCCAATTCCACCGGCATCACCGCGACCGCTGCGGGAACTGGAAATGTCTCTGTGACCTCCGGGTCGATCAACACCGCGGGGCTCGGCGCACGCGGCGTGAATGCGAGTGCGGCCGCAGGCGACGTGATCGTCACCACCGGTCCGGTCACCACGACCG is a window encoding:
- a CDS encoding response regulator, with the protein product MPDDCRPFALIADDDPLVRMNSAEILENAGFQVFEASGVEQAAQILDANGGKISLLFTDVQMPPSQRDGFELARVCAAAWPGVHILVASGMVQPTEDDLPEGAIFINKPFSAEVVYDRLQELLPDDEQPAPLRQANP
- a CDS encoding ATP-binding protein is translated as MTQNRASWLESNASQSFLVEASERLASARSMPAVVEVLRDTARGAIGADGIAVVLKDGDQCSYVAEDAIAPLWSGRRFPADQCISGWSMQHVETVIVSDVRADPRIPQTAYEPTFVRSLAMVPIGRPDPVAALGAYWSTTGTPPEGSIARLESLGRLAAIAVENARLLDLNQEDARLKATMLAAGRMGLWSFDVASGTLDASAACRKNFGRDPALPFTYEDLQSAIHPDDREWVNAAIAASLTTRCEYDVEYRVLAPDGDIRWIGVRGQPSFRHEGTPIGLSGVSIDITERKRMEEALRTSAATLEHLVEERTRELVRTQDALRQSQKLEAMGQLTGGVAHDFNNLLTPIIGSLDLLHRRQVGSEREQRLISGALQSADRARVLVQRLLAFARRQPLHPEPVDMAALVIGMSELIGTTVGPQVELRLDLAAELPMAVADPHQVEMALLNLSVNARDAMPDGGSLVISAHLQRTDHLAAPGIEPGDYVVVSVSDTGLGMDADTQLRSIEPFFSTKGIGQGTGLGLSMAHGLARQLGGALTIESEPGSGTSIALWFPATGARQTAITASSNHEMHGSGVALVVDDEPLVRASTADMLVDLGFEVLEAASGHEALALIKSDARICVMISDHLMPHMTGVELVRAALAIRPSLPVLIVSGYSDAIGLASDLPRLSKPFRQAELSIALEKIMPAKEAAPIIVTVVEDPLGAPTIPIS
- a CDS encoding N-acyl-D-amino-acid deacylase family protein produces the protein MLDLLIKGGEIVDGTGRPRFTGDVGIADGRIVAVGDLSGPAHRSIDASGLLVTPGWVDIHTHYDGQATWDMLLDPSFSSGVTTAILGNCGVGFAPVARGDEGRLIDLMDGVEEIPGGALHAGLEWNWSSFPEYLDVLDSKPRSFDVGCYLPHGPLRLFVLGDKVGSGRKADVDEIERMAGLVDEAMRVGAFGVSSSRTSVHRTVHGDMTPDFEVDREELVALARVVARHRGVMEFAPAGVVGEDPQGIRSEMALFDDIVTETGVDVHMLLLQPNLDPDYWQEQLDWATRINTGGRSRVFGQVSGRSIGALLSFYGTHPFMERPAFRQVKASLPRDEWLAALAESQVKARILRETDTDGSFGAFLNQHWGSCFDLGETADYEPDDSVNVVGLAAAAGTTPQSYVYDMMLQTSRHPRLLLAINNYVGGGLEKLKPMIEHPATVLGASDAGAHVMTICDGSMNSFMLTHWARDRSRGAVIPLEQVVRMMTRDTARSIGILDRGTLEPGMRADLNIIDFENLALGKPTIVDDLPQGASRLLQDVRGYRLTMVNGTITREHDQATGEMPGRLLRHRAPKVEVPKI
- a CDS encoding type IV toxin-antitoxin system AbiEi family antitoxin domain-containing protein, producing MATENRGKLNRLQQLPDGALVDAAWLERRGYSSSLRSQYVKAGWLNQPAPRVYRRGNSPIGWREAIISLQTFLESDLTVGGRSALEELGYGHYLGRRREVHLYGAQRPPGWLAALPLEVEFVWHNSRRLFPDDPVVTQSDDAQSGTSGEPLPVLPDGFLISDGTAKWGLRLASAERALFQLLDELPGRETFHQVDMLMEGLANFSPRSLQVQLASCTSIKVKRLFFYFADRHRHAWLERLDRSAVDLGTGKRVLVKGGKLDPTYLITVPEELDGLS
- a CDS encoding DoxX family protein, which produces MRVRRYSCAVLAILYAVAGTLHLIIPAPFVAIVPDWVPAPALVVMLTGLAEIAGAAGIGQPWKPRLRAAAAWGLAAYALCVWPANVHHMLLDLAKPGHGLGLAYHLPRLALQPVLILWPLWATSVTTWPFRPRT
- a CDS encoding fasciclin domain-containing protein, which translates into the protein MQAVTRKFASGLAAALLLSGGVAIAAKNPMVGGAAMYSTKDIVDNAVNSRDHTTLVAAVKAAGLVDTLKGPGPFTVFAPTNAAFAKLPKGTVDSLLKPENKATLTKVLTYHVVAGRMTAAEIAANAKAHGGKATLTTVEGEKLTAWKDKTGAWWLTDAKGGKAKITIANVMQSNGVIHVVDTVLMP
- a CDS encoding anti-sigma factor, with the translated sequence MVDAAEEQDRGALAAELALGLLEGAERAQALRLCLSDPVFAREVEGWTTRLSPLLDALPPVLPSSRVWHTVAARIGAAPEAPSPNRLHAWRAGALMSGAIAAALALFVVLRPVEPTARMPMAVSQLKGTNEAQVLAISYDPHNGILQVGSQAEPGDGKHAELWVIPQDGVPRSLGMMAHQGGAIPVDPAMRPLIAAGATLAVTMEDPATAPHAAPSSLPVMTGKISMI
- a CDS encoding sigma-70 family RNA polymerase sigma factor, with the protein product MQEASFASRSENRALLVSAIHLAASGDAAGLRNVYDLTSAKLFGICLRICADREAAEDVLQDVYVKVWRRAASFDASRASPVSWLAAIARNAAVDWRRAEHRHDAIPDEAMAEIADDAPLADTLMEGDEERLRLLVCLEGLPSEQSGAIRSAFLQGLTYQQLADRSDTPLGTVKSWIRRGMLRLKDCLGHG
- a CDS encoding outer membrane protein; the encoded protein is MPYVTGGLSSAKVSNSFATSNGANICTEVNRKEDAWGWNVGGGVEVKVAKKLSIGARYLYTRYNAGDYRVDVGAGTAPATNPFRITPSGGASINRGDKFDTQSVMATSSFRF